CTCTGTGGGACAGCGTTTGATACAATTGGTACACCCCATGCACCTGCTCTTATTTAATGTCACTGAATGCGTATACGGCATAATCTATCACCTTATTTTAAATAAATTATCGCTTTAAGATGAGTTCCCTTTGCGTTGGTCGATATGTCCAGCTTGTCAGAGCACTTCTTTATATTGGGCAACCCCATACCGGCACCAAAACCCATCTCCCTTATTTCATCAGGTGCAGTAGAGTACCCTTCCTTCATAGCCAGGCTTAAATCCTTTATACCCGGACCGGTATCATCTGCATACAGCGCTATGCACTCAGGGCACACTTCCAAAACCAGATATCCCCCTGAAGAATGTATGACCACATTCATCTCAGCTTCATAAGCCACAATGGAAGCTTTTCTTACAATTGCTTCGTTTAAACCCAAGTGCTTTAAAATATTTTTTATCTCGCTGGAGGCCTCTCCTGCCCTGGCAAAATCCCTAGCCGCAATTTTGTACTCTCTTCGATAGCCCATAGGTCAAAACAACACCTACCTCAACCCGTTTACGTAAAGCAGGCCACAGGCATCGTACATGTTTAAATCCGTCTTCATCAAAACTATGCCTTTCTGCTCTGCCAGGCGTATTACCTCATCGCCGGGGCATTTCCCTCTTACAAAAACCACGCATACCACATCTATTATCTCTGCTGTCCTTATAACCTGCACGTTTGCCAGACCGGTGAGCAAAAGAGATTTACCTTCCGATGCAGATAGCAAGTCACTCATCAGATCAGCTCCATAAGCTGCCTTCACATCTCTATACAGGTATTCTTCACCTGTTAAAACCAC
The genomic region above belongs to Caldanaerobius polysaccharolyticus DSM 13641 and contains:
- a CDS encoding ATP-binding protein → MGYRREYKIAARDFARAGEASSEIKNILKHLGLNEAIVRKASIVAYEAEMNVVIHSSGGYLVLEVCPECIALYADDTGPGIKDLSLAMKEGYSTAPDEIREMGFGAGMGLPNIKKCSDKLDISTNAKGTHLKAIIYLK